From the genome of Sphingobacterium kitahiroshimense, one region includes:
- a CDS encoding SusE domain-containing protein, with amino-acid sequence MKKTAILIWLAAVIATLGSCKTDNIAYTDVQVTAVDNLFEPFDNKAVKLVSAASASLFFEWEAALTEDGGAPQYEIAFDVVGGDFSKPLYKLTSNNKGYATNAYITHKVLNSVASLAGINPGESGDVQWTIVTSRGINRVISPVVRKLKISSLEGFADIPNELFATGEASEGGADIAAALAFKQTATGEFEIYTKLEAGKKYVFVDRKDNDARRFYSDNQVKLKEATEDLSMEVTKTAVYRIQVDFNVATINFTEIKSIGLWFSPDNKIMFNLPYQGKGIWSGTGVIAFKQEGWGKDERYKFQLETVANNKNVIEQFGAKNPTDSRPTPASDPAYYYIKLLKAVTQWDDKWKFASEVDSKSTTVSVILQGDKEYTHQVTVN; translated from the coding sequence ATGAAAAAAACAGCAATATTAATCTGGCTTGCCGCCGTTATAGCCACCTTAGGATCTTGTAAAACCGACAACATCGCCTATACAGATGTACAGGTCACAGCAGTCGACAACTTATTTGAACCTTTCGACAATAAAGCCGTTAAACTGGTAAGCGCAGCCTCGGCATCACTCTTCTTTGAATGGGAAGCGGCACTGACCGAAGACGGCGGGGCTCCACAATATGAAATCGCCTTTGATGTCGTAGGTGGAGATTTTTCAAAACCGCTCTATAAACTGACCTCAAACAATAAAGGCTATGCGACCAATGCCTATATCACCCATAAAGTGCTCAATTCAGTTGCTTCCCTTGCAGGAATCAATCCGGGAGAAAGTGGTGATGTACAATGGACGATTGTCACTTCCCGTGGTATCAACCGTGTTATTTCACCCGTAGTGCGTAAACTCAAAATCTCAAGCCTCGAAGGATTTGCCGATATTCCAAACGAACTGTTTGCTACAGGAGAAGCTTCCGAAGGTGGAGCTGACATCGCCGCTGCCCTTGCTTTTAAACAGACAGCCACAGGTGAATTTGAAATCTACACCAAATTGGAAGCTGGTAAAAAATATGTTTTTGTAGATCGCAAAGATAACGATGCACGCCGCTTCTATTCAGACAACCAGGTCAAACTAAAAGAAGCAACCGAAGATCTCAGTATGGAAGTTACCAAAACTGCGGTATACCGCATCCAGGTAGATTTCAATGTAGCGACCATCAATTTTACTGAAATCAAATCGATCGGTCTTTGGTTTTCGCCAGATAATAAAATTATGTTTAACCTCCCTTACCAAGGCAAAGGTATCTGGTCAGGTACTGGGGTCATTGCTTTCAAGCAAGAAGGCTGGGGAAAAGATGAACGCTACAAATTTCAGTTGGAAACCGTGGCCAACAATAAAAATGTGATCGAGCAGTTTGGTGCAAAAAATCCAACCGACAGCCGTCCAACACCTGCCAGTGATCCAGCATACTATTATATTAAATTGCTTAAAGCAGTTACCCAATGGGATGATAAATGGAAATTTGCAAGTGAAGTGGACAGCAAGTCGACAACGGTCAGCGTCATTTTACAAGGAGATAAAGAGTACACCCATCAAGTCACCGTCAACTAA
- a CDS encoding glycoside hydrolase family 76 protein has translation MMKSMYIGLLVLSLFSLNSCSKINDEYQFNDELDISWDQMAQQTSDELITQFWNNEGYFNYGSDGSDLGFQYWPNAHAMDVVIDAYLRTQDPKYKDYFVKWFEGVKKKNGNTYENVFYDDMEWNALTMLRLFEITKEQKYMDAVLHLWNDILKAWNTEYAGGGLAWRKDMLYSKNACSNGPASILAARLYKLTKDEQYLDWAIRIYDWQKETLFDRATGAVYDNINGETDVINMTALTYNQGTFVGTAVELFDITKDPLYMNDAQKASNYTMTKCIDASNNVLRNEGDGDGALFKGIFVRYFIEYLKRDGINGAFRSKFENFIRNNGKVAWQQGQDTGILLFSPSWTQKPLGQTQLTSQSSAAMLFEGLASFEKSTKK, from the coding sequence ATGATGAAATCAATGTATATAGGACTGCTCGTCCTCAGCTTGTTCAGCCTCAACAGCTGCAGCAAGATCAACGATGAATATCAGTTCAACGACGAGCTGGATATCTCGTGGGATCAGATGGCGCAACAAACTTCAGATGAACTGATCACCCAATTTTGGAACAACGAAGGCTATTTTAACTATGGAAGTGATGGCTCAGATCTAGGTTTCCAGTACTGGCCCAATGCACATGCCATGGATGTGGTCATCGATGCCTATCTCCGTACCCAGGACCCCAAATATAAAGACTACTTCGTCAAGTGGTTTGAAGGTGTCAAAAAGAAAAATGGCAATACGTATGAAAATGTTTTCTATGATGATATGGAGTGGAATGCACTGACCATGCTCCGCCTTTTTGAGATCACAAAAGAGCAAAAGTATATGGATGCAGTTTTGCACCTCTGGAATGATATTTTAAAAGCGTGGAATACCGAATATGCCGGCGGCGGATTAGCCTGGCGCAAGGATATGCTTTATTCAAAAAATGCCTGTTCCAACGGACCTGCAAGTATCCTTGCCGCCCGGTTGTATAAACTCACAAAAGATGAGCAATACCTGGATTGGGCCATCCGCATCTACGATTGGCAAAAAGAAACCCTTTTTGACAGGGCTACAGGTGCGGTATACGACAATATCAATGGCGAAACCGACGTCATCAATATGACTGCCCTCACCTATAACCAAGGGACATTTGTAGGAACAGCAGTGGAACTTTTTGATATTACGAAAGATCCTCTTTATATGAACGATGCACAAAAAGCATCCAATTATACGATGACCAAATGTATCGATGCCAGTAATAATGTCCTACGCAATGAAGGAGATGGAGATGGAGCCCTGTTTAAGGGGATCTTTGTACGTTACTTTATTGAATATTTGAAAAGAGATGGTATTAACGGAGCCTTTCGGTCAAAATTTGAAAACTTCATTCGTAACAACGGGAAAGTAGCCTGGCAGCAAGGGCAAGATACGGGGATCCTACTTTTCAGCCCATCATGGACACAAAAACCACTCGGACAGACACAATTAACGAGCCAGTCCAGCGCTGCTATGCTTTTTGAAGGACTGGCATCATTTGAAAAATCAACTAAAAAATAA
- a CDS encoding glycoside hydrolase family 76 protein: protein MIKQIVGTGIALLITAGLYAQQASENTAYQRAVKSLQIIEKLYGVADGKHLFREVYPFDQTYNASYLGDGDNSKKSNPYSYLWPFSGSLSAYTALLEKSNDPEIKKHIDQEVLPGLENYFDKRQPAAYASYVNSAPTSDRFYDDNIWLGIDFADLYLQSKNPAYLAKSKEIWTFVESGMDDKLGGGIYWCEQRKESKNTCSNAPAVVYLLKLYEATQEKKYLTQAVTLYNWTMKNLEDPADHLYWDNINLKGEIQKTKYPYNTGQMIQAGALLYKLTKEEKYLKDAQLSAKSALAYFFYPAGNGKDKTANYPVLKKSDNWFIAIMLRGFIELYHQDKNSQYIQAFHSNLEHAWKAMRDKNGLFGTEWTADAKPSDQKWLLNQFALAEMYARLSQVPDSLK, encoded by the coding sequence ATGATCAAGCAAATCGTTGGAACAGGGATCGCCCTGTTAATTACAGCAGGTCTCTATGCACAACAAGCCAGTGAAAATACCGCTTATCAACGAGCGGTTAAAAGCCTACAGATAATTGAAAAACTTTATGGTGTAGCAGATGGCAAGCATCTTTTCCGCGAAGTTTATCCTTTTGACCAGACTTACAATGCGAGCTATCTTGGAGATGGAGATAACAGCAAGAAATCAAACCCCTACTCCTATCTTTGGCCATTTTCAGGAAGCTTATCCGCTTACACAGCACTTCTTGAAAAATCAAATGATCCAGAGATCAAAAAGCATATTGACCAAGAGGTGCTTCCGGGACTTGAAAATTACTTTGATAAACGTCAACCTGCAGCATACGCCTCCTATGTAAATAGTGCGCCGACATCAGACCGCTTTTATGACGACAATATCTGGCTGGGTATTGACTTTGCTGACCTCTATTTGCAAAGTAAAAATCCTGCATATTTAGCAAAGTCAAAGGAAATCTGGACTTTTGTAGAAAGTGGTATGGATGACAAGCTCGGTGGTGGTATCTATTGGTGCGAACAACGAAAAGAATCTAAAAACACCTGTTCCAATGCTCCAGCGGTCGTTTATTTACTTAAATTATATGAAGCAACACAAGAAAAAAAGTATCTTACGCAAGCCGTTACACTTTACAACTGGACGATGAAAAATCTCGAGGATCCGGCCGATCACTTATATTGGGACAACATCAACCTGAAAGGGGAAATTCAGAAAACGAAATATCCCTACAATACAGGACAGATGATCCAAGCAGGTGCCTTGCTGTATAAGCTGACCAAAGAAGAAAAATATCTGAAAGATGCACAGCTCTCAGCAAAATCAGCATTGGCTTATTTCTTCTATCCCGCAGGAAATGGAAAGGATAAAACTGCAAACTATCCCGTACTTAAAAAAAGCGACAATTGGTTTATCGCCATCATGCTGAGAGGATTTATTGAACTTTACCACCAAGATAAAAACAGCCAATATATCCAAGCTTTTCATTCCAATTTGGAACATGCATGGAAAGCCATGCGAGACAAAAACGGTTTATTCGGAACAGAGTGGACTGCAGATGCAAAACCTTCTGATCAGAAATGGCTATTAAATCAATTTGCCCTTGCTGAAATGTATGCCCGTTTATCACAAGTGCCAGACAGCCTAAAGTAA
- a CDS encoding alpha/beta fold hydrolase, translating to MNTFDHQKGAYFCTGEAKIYYEEIGNPDKPVIIFLHGGVGNMEDFNVLVPLLADDFRIIGIDSRGQGKSSLGSDKLTYQLLQSDIEALLKSLNINNIIIIGFSDGGIISYRMAIENAIKIKKIVTIGATWNIKDLLATEEIFLNVTAAGWKEKFPDSFNLYQKLNPEPDFEKLIKSVVALWLDKTETGFPNERVSEINCPALIVRGDQDHLFSRKSVFEVAECIDNAALLNIPFAGHVAYEDQLELFFITLKQFLNEQ from the coding sequence ATGAATACATTTGACCATCAAAAGGGGGCGTACTTCTGTACCGGCGAAGCTAAGATTTACTATGAAGAAATAGGGAATCCTGATAAACCAGTAATAATTTTTCTTCATGGGGGGGTAGGAAATATGGAGGATTTTAATGTTTTGGTTCCACTTTTAGCAGATGATTTTAGGATAATTGGGATAGACAGCAGAGGACAGGGCAAATCTTCACTTGGATCTGACAAGCTAACTTATCAACTTTTGCAATCTGATATTGAGGCTTTGTTAAAGTCCTTGAACATCAATAATATTATAATTATTGGATTTAGTGATGGTGGAATTATTTCGTACAGAATGGCAATTGAAAATGCTATAAAAATCAAAAAAATTGTGACTATAGGCGCTACATGGAACATTAAAGATCTATTAGCAACCGAAGAAATATTTTTGAATGTAACGGCTGCCGGTTGGAAAGAAAAGTTTCCAGATAGTTTTAATCTCTATCAGAAATTAAATCCTGAGCCTGATTTTGAGAAGCTTATAAAATCAGTGGTAGCCTTATGGCTGGATAAAACCGAAACGGGATTTCCAAATGAAAGGGTGAGTGAAATCAATTGTCCAGCACTTATTGTAAGAGGTGACCAAGATCATTTATTTTCTAGAAAAAGTGTTTTCGAAGTTGCAGAATGTATAGATAATGCCGCACTTTTAAATATTCCTTTTGCAGGACATGTCGCCTATGAAGATCAACTGGAATTATTCTTCATTACTTTAAAGCAATTTTTAAATGAACAGTAG